The proteins below are encoded in one region of Pseudomonas putida NBRC 14164:
- a CDS encoding TIGR00645 family protein, whose product MERILENAMYASRWLLAPIYFGLSLGLLALALKFFQEVVHVLPNVFALSEADLILVILSLIDMSLVGGLLVMVMISGYENFVSQLDIDDSKEKLNWLGKMDSSSLKMKVAASIVAISSIHLLRVFMDAQNISTDYLMWYVIIHMTFVVSAFCMGYLDKLTKH is encoded by the coding sequence ATGGAACGTATTCTCGAAAACGCGATGTATGCCTCGCGCTGGCTGCTCGCCCCCATCTACTTCGGCCTGTCCCTCGGCCTGCTGGCCCTGGCGCTGAAATTCTTCCAGGAAGTGGTCCACGTCCTGCCCAACGTCTTTGCCCTGAGCGAAGCTGACCTGATCCTGGTGATCCTCTCGCTGATCGACATGTCGCTGGTGGGTGGCCTGCTGGTGATGGTGATGATCTCCGGCTACGAGAACTTCGTCTCGCAACTGGACATCGACGACAGCAAGGAAAAGCTCAACTGGCTGGGCAAGATGGACTCCTCGTCGCTGAAGATGAAGGTGGCTGCGTCGATCGTGGCGATTTCGTCCATTCACCTGCTGCGGGTGTTCATGGATGCCCAGAACATCTCCACCGACTACCTGATGTGGTACGTGATCATCCACATGACCTTTGTGGTTTCGGCGTTCTGCATGGGCTACCTGGACAAGCTGACCAAGCACTGA
- a CDS encoding DUF6482 family protein, with translation MNLHQLNLEARAGHVDEVNLIAIEGGDYLIEARLKGRAHPLSDTRGERLRVHSVEDARKLLQTIPMVSMNLVHWSVQDEMCGMGSHPEEDLKVPISQRSAW, from the coding sequence ATGAACCTGCATCAGCTCAATCTCGAGGCCAGGGCTGGCCATGTCGACGAAGTGAACCTGATCGCCATCGAAGGCGGCGATTACCTCATTGAAGCCCGGCTCAAAGGCCGCGCCCACCCGTTGTCTGACACCCGTGGCGAGCGCTTGCGCGTGCACTCGGTGGAGGATGCCCGCAAGTTGCTGCAAACCATCCCCATGGTCTCGATGAACCTGGTGCACTGGTCGGTGCAGGATGAAATGTGCGGCATGGGTTCGCACCCCGAAGAAGACCTCAAGGTGCCGATTTCCCAGCGTTCGGCCTGGTAG
- a CDS encoding lipoprotein yields MSRYWFGVCIALLLSGCETTHEQMLNHGYPPAYADGFEDGCSSGRQAAGLMVGGFSKNVPRYLHERQYETGWDDGFRQCHAMQNSEEQREYHERFWDQRDRDWEQEKDRGAAKAYRHN; encoded by the coding sequence ATGTCGCGGTACTGGTTCGGCGTGTGCATTGCGTTGTTGCTGTCAGGTTGCGAAACCACCCACGAGCAGATGCTCAACCATGGTTATCCCCCTGCCTATGCCGATGGCTTTGAGGATGGCTGCAGCAGCGGCCGGCAGGCGGCCGGGCTGATGGTGGGCGGCTTCAGCAAGAACGTGCCGCGCTACCTGCACGAGCGCCAGTACGAAACCGGCTGGGACGACGGCTTCCGCCAGTGCCACGCCATGCAGAACAGTGAAGAACAGCGCGAGTACCACGAACGCTTCTGGGACCAGCGCGACCGCGATTGGGAACAGGAAAAGGACCGTGGCGCGGCCAAGGCTTATCGCCACAACTGA
- a CDS encoding GreA/GreB family elongation factor — MSRAFVNEDQAAAQADQPVERRVSEQPNYLTANGLRQLQARVAELNALRSELQAQGERGDKQRLADTERDLRYFSARVQSAQVVPAATSHSKVQIGSRVRFVDAQDQEQVVQLVGEDEADAGRGLINWGSPLGRALLGAGPGDEVVWRRPVGDQVIEVVGIEGEP, encoded by the coding sequence ATGAGCCGAGCATTCGTCAACGAAGACCAGGCTGCCGCCCAGGCCGACCAGCCGGTCGAGCGCCGTGTCAGCGAACAACCCAACTACCTCACCGCCAACGGCCTGCGCCAGCTCCAGGCCCGCGTGGCCGAGCTGAATGCCTTGCGCAGCGAACTGCAGGCGCAGGGCGAACGTGGCGACAAGCAGCGGCTGGCCGATACCGAGCGGGACCTGCGTTACTTCAGTGCGCGAGTGCAGAGTGCCCAGGTGGTGCCGGCAGCCACCTCACACAGCAAGGTGCAGATTGGTAGCCGGGTGCGGTTTGTCGATGCGCAGGACCAGGAGCAGGTGGTGCAGCTGGTGGGCGAGGATGAAGCGGATGCCGGGCGGGGGTTGATCAACTGGGGTTCGCCACTGGGGCGGGCGTTGCTGGGCGCGGGGCCTGGGGATGAAGTGGTTTGGCGGCGACCGGTGGGGGATCAGGTGATTGAAGTGGTCGGGATCGAGGGTGAGCCCTGA
- a CDS encoding PA4575 family protein produces the protein MRNLSLTRQCLGLVTRIECSIRPLAGDNGMWTLLFAAGMAGEQPSAIKAQGPFHGPLVAESVLNAIVDSLTLHGYQVSEDPQIWCLHLQAQLRRINGERCRNLGDYQFHPET, from the coding sequence ATGCGCAACCTCAGCCTCACACGCCAGTGCCTGGGCCTGGTGACCCGCATCGAATGCAGCATTCGCCCACTGGCCGGGGATAACGGCATGTGGACGCTGCTGTTCGCCGCCGGCATGGCCGGTGAGCAACCTTCCGCGATAAAGGCTCAAGGGCCGTTTCATGGGCCGTTGGTGGCCGAATCGGTGCTTAACGCCATTGTCGACAGCCTGACCTTGCATGGCTACCAGGTATCCGAAGACCCGCAGATCTGGTGTTTGCATTTGCAGGCTCAGTTGCGGCGGATCAATGGCGAGCGGTGCCGGAATCTGGGGGATTATCAGTTTCATCCTGAGACCTGA
- a CDS encoding FKBP-type peptidyl-prolyl cis-trans isomerase has product MSELNLSTDETRVSYGIGRQLGGQLRDNPPPGVSLEAILAGLTDAFNGADSRVSEADLSASFKVIRDIMQAEAAAKAEAAAGAGKEFLAENAKRDGITTLASGLQFEVLTAGEGAKPTREDNVRTHYHGTLIDGTVFDSSYERGQPAEFPVGGVIAGWTEALQLMNAGSKWRLYVPSELAYGAQGVGSIPPHSVLVFDVELLDVL; this is encoded by the coding sequence ATGTCCGAACTCAATCTGTCTACCGACGAAACGCGCGTCAGCTACGGTATCGGCCGTCAGCTGGGCGGCCAGCTGCGCGACAACCCGCCACCAGGTGTTAGCCTGGAAGCCATCCTGGCCGGCCTGACCGACGCCTTCAACGGCGCCGACAGCCGCGTCAGCGAAGCCGACCTGTCGGCCAGCTTCAAAGTGATCCGCGACATCATGCAAGCCGAAGCGGCTGCCAAGGCTGAAGCCGCTGCTGGCGCTGGCAAGGAATTCCTGGCTGAAAACGCCAAGCGTGATGGCATCACCACCCTGGCTTCGGGCCTGCAGTTCGAAGTACTGACCGCAGGTGAAGGCGCCAAGCCGACTCGCGAAGACAACGTGCGTACGCACTACCACGGCACCCTGATTGACGGCACCGTGTTCGACAGCTCCTACGAGCGTGGCCAGCCGGCTGAATTCCCGGTTGGTGGCGTGATTGCTGGCTGGACCGAAGCCCTGCAGCTGATGAATGCCGGCAGCAAATGGCGCCTGTACGTGCCGAGCGAGCTGGCCTACGGCGCCCAAGGCGTTGGCAGCATCCCGCCGCACAGCGTGCTGGTGTTCGACGTCGAGCTGCTCGACGTTCTGTAA
- the gdhA gene encoding NADP-specific glutamate dehydrogenase: MIESVDHFLARLQQRDPGQPEFHQAVEEVLRTLWPFLEANPHYLQSGILERMVEPERAVLFRVSWVDDQGKVQVNRGYRIQMSSAIGPYKGGLRFHPSVNLSVLKFLAFEQVFKNSLTSLPMGGGKGGSDFDPKGKSDAEVMRFCQAFMSELYRHIGADCDVPAGDIGVGAREIGFMFGQYKRLANQFTSVLTGKGMTYGGSLIRPEATGFGCVYFAEEMLKRQDKRIDGRRVAVSGSGNVAQYAARKVMDLGGKVISLSDSEGTLYVEAGLTDAQWDALMELKNVKRGRLSELAGQYGLEFRKGQTPWSLPCDIALPCATQNELGAEDARTLLRNGCICVAEGANMPTTLEAVDIFLDAGILYAPGKASNAGGVAVSGLEMSQNAMRLLWTAGEVDSKLHNIMQSIHHACVHYGEEADGRINYVKGANIAGFVKVADAMLAQGVV; the protein is encoded by the coding sequence ATGATCGAATCTGTCGACCATTTCCTTGCACGCCTGCAACAGCGTGACCCCGGCCAACCGGAATTCCACCAGGCGGTGGAAGAAGTGCTGCGCACCCTGTGGCCGTTCCTTGAAGCCAACCCCCACTACCTGCAATCGGGCATCCTCGAGCGTATGGTCGAGCCTGAGCGCGCGGTGCTGTTCCGCGTTTCCTGGGTCGATGACCAAGGCAAGGTGCAGGTCAACCGCGGCTACCGCATCCAGATGAGCAGCGCCATCGGCCCGTACAAGGGCGGCCTGCGCTTCCACCCGTCGGTAAACCTCAGCGTGCTGAAGTTCCTGGCTTTCGAGCAGGTGTTCAAGAACTCCCTGACCTCGCTGCCCATGGGCGGCGGCAAGGGCGGCTCGGACTTCGACCCTAAAGGCAAGAGCGACGCCGAAGTGATGCGCTTCTGCCAGGCGTTCATGAGCGAGCTGTACCGTCACATTGGCGCTGACTGCGACGTACCGGCCGGTGACATCGGCGTGGGCGCCCGCGAAATCGGCTTCATGTTTGGCCAGTACAAGCGCCTGGCCAACCAGTTCACGTCGGTGCTGACCGGTAAAGGCATGACCTACGGCGGCAGCCTGATTCGCCCGGAAGCCACCGGCTTCGGCTGCGTGTACTTCGCCGAAGAAATGCTCAAACGCCAGGACAAGCGTATCGACGGGCGCCGCGTGGCGGTTTCCGGCTCGGGCAACGTGGCCCAGTATGCGGCGCGTAAAGTGATGGACCTGGGCGGCAAAGTGATCTCGCTGTCCGACTCCGAAGGCACCCTGTACGTCGAAGCCGGCCTGACCGATGCCCAGTGGGACGCCTTGATGGAGCTGAAGAACGTCAAGCGTGGCCGCCTGAGCGAACTGGCGGGGCAGTATGGCCTGGAGTTCCGCAAGGGCCAGACCCCGTGGAGCCTGCCGTGCGACATCGCCCTGCCGTGCGCCACGCAGAACGAGCTGGGCGCCGAAGACGCCCGCACGCTGCTGCGCAACGGCTGCATCTGCGTGGCCGAAGGCGCCAACATGCCGACCACCCTCGAAGCTGTGGATATCTTCCTGGACGCCGGCATCCTGTATGCCCCGGGCAAAGCCTCCAACGCCGGCGGCGTGGCTGTGTCGGGCCTGGAAATGTCGCAGAACGCCATGCGCCTGCTGTGGACTGCCGGTGAAGTGGACAGCAAGCTGCACAACATCATGCAGTCGATTCACCATGCTTGCGTGCACTACGGTGAAGAAGCGGATGGCCGTATCAACTACGTCAAAGGTGCGAACATCGCAGGCTTTGTGAAAGTGGCTGATGCGATGCTGGCCCAAGGCGTAGTCTGA
- a CDS encoding Lon protease family protein, protein MPDPVAARLRLAPEALTRRFSPEQFAFTHTDDLEPFRGVLGQERAVEALQFGVAMPRPGYNVYVMGEPGTGRFSFVKRYLKAEGKRQQTPADWVYVNHFDDTREPRALELPSGSAGAFIADMGGLIDNLLATFPAVFEHPSYQQKKGAIDRAFNQRYDRALDVIERASLEKDVALYRDASNVAFTPMAEGKALDEAEFAQLPEAVREQFHEDIALLEEQLNEELASLPQWKRESNNQLRQLNEETITLALQPLLAPLSEKYAENAAVCAYLQSVQLNLLRTVVEQLVDDSKTDAAARKLLEEQYAPSLVVGHHAAGGAPVVFEPHPTYDNLFGRIEYSTDQGALYTSYRQLRPGALHRANGGFLILEAEKMLGEPFVWDALKRALQSRKLKMESPIGELGRVASVSLQPQMIPLNVKLVIIGSRQLYYALQDHDPDFQEMFRVLVDFDEDMPMVDENLEQFAQLLRTRTNEEGMAPLTSDAVARLATYSARLAENQSRLSARIGDLFQLVSEADFIRQLASDEMTDAGHIERALKAKATRTGRVSQRVLDDMLAGIILIDTEGAAIGKCNGLTVLEVGDSAFGMPARISATVYPGGSGIVDIEREVNLGQPIHSKGVMILTGYLGSRYAQEFPLAISASIALEQSYGYVDGDSASLGEACTLISALSRTPLKQCFAITGSINQFGEVQAVGGVNEKIEGFFRLCEARGLTGEQGVIIPRANVATLMLDERVLQAVENGMFHVYAVSQADEALSLLVGEEAGVLDDQGLFTEGSVNARVVERLREIAEMISEEDIEKAEKERLEEVIAQAKPA, encoded by the coding sequence ATGCCCGATCCTGTCGCTGCGCGCCTGCGTCTCGCGCCTGAAGCCCTGACCCGGCGTTTCTCCCCCGAGCAGTTTGCCTTTACCCATACCGACGATCTGGAGCCGTTTCGCGGAGTCCTGGGCCAGGAACGTGCTGTCGAGGCCCTGCAGTTCGGCGTGGCCATGCCCCGCCCCGGTTACAACGTATACGTGATGGGCGAGCCCGGCACCGGGCGCTTCTCGTTCGTCAAGCGCTACCTCAAAGCCGAGGGCAAGCGCCAGCAGACCCCGGCCGACTGGGTCTACGTCAACCACTTCGATGACACCCGCGAGCCCCGCGCCCTGGAATTGCCGTCGGGCAGCGCCGGTGCGTTCATCGCCGACATGGGCGGGTTGATCGACAACCTGTTGGCCACCTTCCCGGCAGTGTTCGAGCACCCGTCGTACCAACAGAAGAAAGGCGCCATCGACCGCGCCTTCAACCAGCGCTACGACCGCGCCCTGGATGTGATCGAGCGGGCATCGCTGGAAAAGGACGTGGCCTTGTACCGCGACGCCAGTAACGTCGCCTTCACGCCGATGGCAGAGGGCAAGGCGCTGGATGAAGCCGAGTTCGCCCAGTTGCCTGAAGCGGTGCGCGAGCAGTTCCACGAAGACATTGCCTTGCTCGAGGAACAGCTGAACGAAGAGCTGGCCAGCCTGCCGCAGTGGAAGCGCGAGTCGAACAACCAGCTGCGCCAGCTCAACGAAGAAACCATCACCCTGGCCTTGCAGCCGTTGCTGGCGCCGCTGTCGGAAAAGTACGCCGAGAACGCCGCGGTGTGCGCTTACCTGCAGTCAGTGCAACTCAACCTGCTGCGCACCGTGGTCGAGCAACTGGTCGACGACAGCAAGACCGACGCCGCCGCGCGCAAGCTGCTGGAAGAGCAGTACGCCCCAAGCCTGGTGGTCGGCCACCATGCCGCCGGTGGCGCGCCAGTGGTGTTTGAGCCGCACCCGACTTACGACAACCTGTTCGGCCGCATCGAATACAGCACCGACCAGGGCGCGCTGTACACCTCGTACCGCCAGCTGCGCCCAGGCGCGTTGCACCGTGCCAACGGCGGCTTCCTGATTCTTGAAGCCGAGAAAATGCTCGGCGAGCCGTTCGTGTGGGATGCGCTCAAGCGTGCGCTGCAGTCGCGCAAGCTGAAGATGGAGTCACCCATCGGTGAACTGGGCCGTGTGGCCAGCGTCAGCCTTCAGCCGCAGATGATTCCGCTGAACGTGAAACTGGTGATCATCGGCTCACGCCAGCTGTACTACGCGCTGCAGGACCACGACCCGGACTTCCAGGAGATGTTCCGCGTGCTGGTGGACTTCGACGAAGACATGCCCATGGTCGACGAGAACCTGGAGCAGTTCGCCCAGCTGTTGCGTACCCGTACCAACGAAGAGGGCATGGCGCCGCTGACCAGTGACGCGGTAGCACGCCTGGCCACCTACAGCGCCCGGCTGGCAGAGAACCAATCACGCCTGTCGGCGCGTATCGGCGATCTGTTCCAGCTGGTCAGCGAAGCCGATTTCATCCGTCAGCTGGCCAGTGACGAAATGACCGACGCCGGGCATATCGAACGTGCGCTCAAGGCCAAGGCCACCCGCACTGGGCGTGTTTCGCAGCGGGTGCTGGACGACATGCTGGCCGGCATTATCCTGATCGATACCGAAGGGGCGGCCATCGGCAAGTGCAACGGCCTGACCGTGCTGGAAGTGGGCGATTCGGCGTTCGGTATGCCGGCGCGTATCTCTGCCACCGTGTACCCGGGCGGCAGCGGCATTGTCGACATCGAGCGCGAGGTCAACCTTGGCCAGCCGATCCACTCCAAGGGTGTGATGATCCTCACCGGGTACCTGGGCAGCCGCTATGCGCAGGAGTTCCCGCTGGCGATTTCTGCGAGCATCGCCCTGGAGCAGTCCTACGGCTATGTGGACGGTGACAGCGCCTCGCTGGGCGAAGCCTGCACGCTGATCTCGGCCTTGTCGCGCACGCCGCTCAAGCAGTGCTTCGCCATCACCGGTTCCATCAACCAGTTTGGTGAAGTGCAGGCCGTGGGCGGGGTCAACGAGAAGATCGAGGGCTTCTTCCGCCTGTGCGAGGCGCGTGGCCTGACTGGCGAGCAGGGGGTGATCATTCCGCGTGCCAACGTGGCCACCCTGATGCTGGACGAGCGCGTGCTGCAGGCTGTGGAGAACGGCATGTTCCACGTTTACGCGGTCAGCCAGGCCGATGAGGCGCTGAGCCTGCTGGTGGGTGAGGAGGCCGGGGTGCTTGATGACCAAGGCCTGTTTACCGAGGGCAGCGTCAACGCCCGGGTGGTGGAGCGCCTGCGTGAAATCGCCGAAATGATCAGCGAGGAAGACATCGAGAAGGCAGAAAAAGAACGCCTGGAAGAGGTGATTGCCCAAGCCAAACCGGCCTGA
- a CDS encoding Lnb N-terminal periplasmic domain-containing protein encodes MLKRLASLALCACAPVHAAPVLDQGRLQQLANTPYWLAIGHYETAKLGGWRSYVDDDAFFLAEDGAHHPDQELQATVEALYAPASLGDKHAQCVFPARTRWLREQLDLQGLPQPDCQEFKTWYKSIDPHSAALIFPAAYLNSPSSMFGHTLLRIDQSNTRSDDTTLLSYAINFGAYIEGSDNSILYAWKGLMGGYPGLFALMPYQEKLSEYRSLENRDLWEYQLDLTPEETGRMVEHVWELKQIQFDYFFFDENCSYRLLELLQVARPSLDLTSQFPLTAIPTDTVKAVKQSGLVASEVYRPSRERELLARAEPLDHDEKRQVLTVSANTAQLQSPEFKALPRERQALVQDAAYRLERYRANGQERDPGQAKRSFELLRAINSNPPPPLQIERPGLPEDGHDSRTWQLGVGTREDRAYAEYGLRMAYHDLNDNAYGFPLGAQIEILQLKVRQYEGNDWQVQRLDLATIRSLTPRNELLKPWSWQVAGGLERVPGKHDDEVLVSHVNGGAGGTWQLADGLLGFALGTVRVEHHNDFAQFIAPAAGFNGGLLWRNGLGNMTLEAKGDYFTNGEVRRSVSLNQQWEISQNLGLRLSASREFSHLATAQNEVMLELKWYHY; translated from the coding sequence ATGCTCAAACGCCTCGCTTCCCTGGCGCTGTGTGCCTGCGCCCCTGTTCATGCCGCGCCCGTGCTGGATCAAGGCCGTCTCCAGCAACTGGCCAATACCCCTTACTGGCTCGCCATTGGTCACTACGAAACCGCCAAGCTCGGCGGCTGGCGTAGCTATGTGGACGATGATGCCTTCTTCCTCGCCGAGGACGGTGCGCACCACCCCGACCAAGAGCTGCAAGCCACGGTCGAAGCGCTGTATGCCCCGGCCAGCCTGGGCGACAAGCACGCCCAATGCGTATTCCCCGCCCGCACCCGCTGGCTGCGCGAACAGCTTGACCTGCAAGGCTTGCCGCAACCGGACTGCCAGGAGTTCAAGACCTGGTACAAGTCGATCGACCCGCACAGCGCCGCGCTTATATTTCCGGCGGCCTACCTGAACAGCCCGTCTTCGATGTTCGGTCACACCCTGCTGCGCATCGACCAGTCCAACACCCGCAGCGACGACACCACGCTGCTGAGCTACGCGATCAACTTCGGGGCCTACATCGAAGGCAGCGACAACAGCATCCTGTACGCCTGGAAGGGCCTGATGGGCGGCTACCCAGGGCTGTTCGCGCTGATGCCCTACCAGGAGAAACTGTCCGAATACCGCAGCCTGGAAAACCGCGACCTGTGGGAATACCAGCTGGACCTCACCCCCGAAGAAACCGGGCGCATGGTCGAGCATGTGTGGGAGTTGAAGCAGATCCAGTTCGACTATTTCTTCTTCGACGAAAACTGCTCGTATCGCCTGCTGGAGCTGCTGCAAGTGGCTCGGCCGAGCCTGGACCTGACCTCGCAGTTCCCGCTGACCGCCATCCCGACCGATACGGTGAAGGCCGTGAAACAGTCCGGCCTGGTCGCCAGCGAGGTCTACCGCCCTTCCCGCGAACGTGAACTGCTGGCCCGGGCAGAGCCGCTGGACCACGACGAAAAGCGTCAGGTGCTGACCGTGAGTGCCAACACTGCACAGTTGCAGAGCCCTGAGTTCAAGGCCCTGCCCCGCGAACGCCAGGCGTTGGTACAAGACGCCGCCTATCGCCTTGAGCGTTACCGGGCCAATGGCCAGGAACGCGACCCTGGGCAGGCGAAACGCAGCTTCGAGCTGCTGCGGGCGATCAACAGCAACCCGCCGCCGCCCTTGCAGATCGAGCGCCCCGGCCTGCCTGAAGACGGCCATGACTCACGCACCTGGCAACTGGGCGTGGGCACCCGTGAAGACCGCGCCTACGCCGAGTACGGCCTGCGCATGGCCTACCACGACCTGAACGACAATGCCTACGGCTTCCCGCTGGGGGCGCAAATCGAGATCCTGCAGCTGAAGGTGCGCCAGTACGAGGGTAATGACTGGCAGGTGCAGCGCTTGGACCTGGCCACCATTCGCTCGCTGACACCTCGCAACGAGCTGCTCAAACCCTGGTCGTGGCAAGTGGCTGGCGGCCTGGAGCGGGTGCCGGGCAAGCATGATGACGAGGTGCTGGTAAGCCACGTGAACGGCGGCGCCGGTGGCACCTGGCAACTGGCCGACGGGTTGCTGGGTTTTGCCCTCGGTACGGTGCGGGTCGAGCATCACAACGACTTCGCCCAGTTCATCGCCCCGGCGGCAGGGTTCAATGGCGGCCTGCTGTGGCGCAACGGCTTGGGCAACATGACGCTGGAGGCAAAGGGTGATTACTTCACCAACGGCGAAGTGCGGCGCAGTGTGAGCCTGAACCAGCAGTGGGAGATCAGCCAGAACCTTGGGCTGCGGTTGAGTGCCTCGCGCGAGTTCAGCCACCTGGCTACCGCGCAGAACGAGGTAATGCTCGAATTGAAGTGGTACCACTACTGA
- a CDS encoding zinc ribbon domain-containing protein YjdM → MSTLPPCPKCNSEYTYEDGTQLICPECAHEWSASGDAEAASDEAVKKDSVGNILQDGDTVTVIKDLKVKGSSLVVKVGTKVKNIRLCDGDHDIDCKIDGIGAMKLKSEFVRKV, encoded by the coding sequence GTGAGCACTTTGCCACCCTGCCCAAAATGCAATTCCGAGTACACCTATGAGGATGGCACTCAGCTGATCTGCCCTGAATGCGCCCACGAGTGGTCTGCCAGTGGCGACGCCGAAGCGGCCAGCGACGAGGCGGTGAAGAAGGACTCGGTCGGCAATATCCTGCAGGACGGCGACACCGTCACCGTGATCAAGGACCTCAAGGTCAAGGGTTCGTCCCTGGTGGTGAAGGTCGGCACCAAGGTCAAGAACATCCGCCTGTGCGACGGCGACCACGATATCGACTGCAAGATCGACGGTATCGGCGCCATGAAACTAAAGTCCGAGTTCGTTCGCAAAGTCTGA
- a CDS encoding polyprenyl synthetase family protein — MQPQTFYRAVADDFSAVDEIIKKQLTSRVPLVSKIGDYITSAGGKRLRPLLVLLCGKALGREGDDLRLLAATIEFLHTATLLHDDVVDMSGMRRGRSTANALWGNAPSVLVGDFLYSRSFEMMVELGSMPVMQILSKATRVIAEGEVLQLSRVRDASTTEEIYMEVIRGKTAMLFEASTHSAAALAEATDEQREALRTFGDHLGVAFQLVDDLLDYKGDSQTLGKNVGDDLAEGKPTLPLIYTMREGTAEQAALVRQAIQKGGLEDLEQIRVAVEASGALKYTAELARDYVKRAIACLEVLPASEYRDALVELSEFAVARTH; from the coding sequence ATGCAACCCCAAACCTTCTACCGCGCGGTGGCTGATGATTTCAGCGCCGTCGACGAGATCATCAAGAAGCAGCTGACCTCGCGCGTGCCGCTGGTATCGAAGATCGGCGACTATATCACGTCGGCCGGTGGCAAGCGCCTGCGTCCCCTGCTGGTACTGCTGTGTGGCAAGGCCCTGGGCCGCGAAGGCGACGACCTGCGCCTGCTGGCTGCCACCATCGAATTCCTGCACACCGCCACCCTGCTGCACGACGACGTGGTCGACATGTCCGGCATGCGCCGTGGCCGCTCCACCGCCAACGCCCTGTGGGGCAACGCGCCGAGCGTGCTGGTGGGCGACTTCCTTTATTCGCGCTCGTTCGAAATGATGGTCGAACTGGGTTCGATGCCGGTCATGCAGATCCTGTCCAAGGCCACCCGTGTGATTGCCGAAGGTGAAGTGCTGCAGTTGTCGCGGGTACGCGATGCCAGCACCACCGAGGAAATCTACATGGAGGTGATCCGCGGCAAGACCGCGATGCTGTTCGAAGCCTCGACCCACAGCGCCGCCGCGCTGGCCGAAGCCACCGACGAGCAGCGCGAAGCCCTGCGCACCTTCGGTGACCACCTGGGCGTGGCCTTCCAGCTGGTCGACGACCTGCTGGACTACAAGGGCGACTCGCAAACCCTGGGCAAGAACGTCGGTGACGACCTGGCCGAGGGCAAGCCTACCCTGCCACTGATCTACACCATGCGCGAAGGCACTGCCGAGCAGGCTGCGCTGGTACGCCAGGCGATCCAGAAGGGCGGCCTTGAGGATCTGGAACAGATCCGCGTGGCGGTCGAAGCGTCGGGCGCGCTGAAGTACACCGCAGAGCTGGCGCGCGACTATGTGAAGCGCGCCATTGCATGCCTCGAAGTGCTGCCTGCCAGTGAGTACCGGGATGCCCTGGTCGAGCTGAGCGAGTTTGCGGTCGCGCGTACGCACTGA
- a CDS encoding DUF3015 domain-containing protein: MKRILLGTLFTVVSLNAMAEAPGGPNCGWGNMLFEGQRGTPAHFLASTTNGTSGNATFGMTSGTNGCSTKASLTYGGKSWFAMNGMMNELSEDMAMGQGEALTTYAVVLGVAPEDRVYFNSVTHQHFNQIFSSADVTAETVHTNTLAVLKSDPRLAKYATEA, encoded by the coding sequence ATGAAACGGATTCTTCTGGGTACTCTGTTCACCGTGGTCTCGCTCAACGCCATGGCCGAAGCGCCTGGCGGCCCGAACTGCGGCTGGGGCAACATGCTGTTTGAAGGCCAGCGCGGCACTCCCGCACACTTCCTGGCTTCTACCACCAACGGCACTTCCGGTAACGCCACCTTCGGCATGACCTCCGGCACCAACGGCTGCTCGACCAAGGCTTCGCTGACCTACGGCGGCAAGTCCTGGTTTGCCATGAACGGCATGATGAACGAGCTTTCCGAAGACATGGCCATGGGCCAGGGCGAAGCACTGACCACCTATGCCGTAGTGCTTGGCGTGGCCCCGGAAGACCGCGTCTACTTCAACTCGGTTACCCACCAGCACTTCAACCAGATCTTCAGCAGCGCCGACGTCACTGCCGAAACTGTCCACACCAACACCCTGGCCGTTCTGAAGAGCGACCCACGCCTGGCCAAATACGCTACCGAGGCCTAA
- a CDS encoding PA4570 family protein, producing the protein MTYLIDAWLDRPHPYLRILHRETGEVCAVLEEEALDELRDQGDLDMSGLNSSEPGVLKELVRNLFLFCYARALRPMGTDWN; encoded by the coding sequence ATGACTTATCTGATTGACGCTTGGCTTGACCGCCCTCACCCCTACCTGCGCATTCTTCATCGCGAAACCGGCGAAGTGTGCGCGGTGCTTGAAGAAGAAGCGCTCGACGAACTGCGTGACCAGGGCGACCTGGACATGAGCGGGCTGAATTCGAGTGAACCGGGGGTGCTCAAGGAGCTGGTGCGCAACCTGTTTCTGTTCTGCTATGCGCGGGCATTGCGCCCGATGGGAACAGACTGGAACTGA